GGCAAAGACCGTACCTACCGCACATCCACCAGCAGGAGCGACCTGCCCATCGGCGATATCGCCACATACATTGCGGAGCCTGCACCGGTACTTATCCGTAGCCACCTGTTCAACGCAGCCGCCCTCTCCAGCGACCCGCAAGCCCATCTGATTTCGGAGGGCATCGCCTACGTGGCCAGCGACTTGCCGCTCCCTACACCTGGATTTACCTGCTACGAGATTGTCGCCCACTCAGAAATTTCCACCGGGGCTGTACGCTCCATGCTCAAGGAACATGACATCGGTAAAATCACCTTGAAGTTGCGGGGTGTCAAGTTGGACCCCGACTCCGAAATCAAGCGCCTAAAGCCAAAGGGCAAAAAATCAGCCATACTGTTCTACACCCGCGCCGCCGGCGAAAAAATTGCGTTACTTGGCTTTACCAGGTGATAGGTAGTAAGTTGTAGGTTTTAGGTATTAGGAATATCATCCGAAGGACATTTGCCTCAGGTGTTGGAAGTGAAGAATTTCTATATTCGGCCCTGAAATGGAGATGCCCGTCACGGGCATGACTGCGTCCAAAATGGAAAGCGAAAAAAAAGACAATAACTACCTGTTTGATTCCGGGAACCTTTCGGAAGGCGCTCTCGCGAAAAAGCACCGCATTGAAAACGACCCCAGCGCCCGCACTAATATAATGGACTATTTGCCCGGCATGGAAATCATCCAGTCGGACATTGCCGACAAGGTACTTGCCGAATCCGAAAACTACGATTACTCCAAATACACCGGCAAGGACGTAAAGCGCGCCCTGGAACACGAACGCTGCACCTTGGAAGATTTTAAGGCTTTGCTCTCCCCTGCTGCCGCTCCGTATTTGGAACAGATGGCCGCCAAGGCAAAAATCGAGACCAGCAAGCACTTCGGCAACAACGTCTATTTCTTCACGCCGCTCTACATCGCGAACTACTGCGAGAACTACTGCGTCTATTGCGGGTTCAACTGCTACAACCATATCAAGCGCATGCAACTCACCATGGAGCAGATCGAGCACGAGATGAAGGTCATCGCCGACAGCGGCATGGAAGAAATCCTGATTCTCACCGGCGAAAGCCGCGCGAAAAGCAGTGTGGAATACATCGGTGAAGCCTGCAAGCTAGCCCGCAAGTATTTCCGCATGGTGGGCGTAGAAGTCTACCCGGTCAATGTGGACGAATACCGCTACCTGCACGAATGCGGCGTGGACTACGTGACTGTCTTCCAGGAAACCTACGACAAGGTGCGTTTTGAACAACTTCACCTGCTAGGCCACAAGCGCGTATTCCCCTACCGTTTCGATTCCCAGGAACGAGCACTAATGGCCGGCATGCGAGGAGTGGCATTCTCCGCACTTCTTGGACTTTCGGACTTCCGTCGCGATGCGCTTGCCTCGGCACTCCATGTGTATTTCTTACAAAAGAAATATCCGCATGCCGAAATGAGCTTAAGCTGCCCGAGACTGCGCCCCATCATCAATAACGACAAGATTGACCCGCTGGATGTTCACGAAAAAGAACTCTGCCAGGTGCTTTGCGCCTATCGTATCTTCTTGCCGTACGTGGGCATTACGGTCTCGAGCCGCGAAAGTAAGGAATTCCGCAACGGCATCGTGAAGATTGCGGCGACTAAAGTTTCTGCTGGGGTTTCTACCGGAATTGGCGACCACGAAAGCAAGTACAGCGGTCACGATGACGGGGAAGGTGGCGACGAACAGTTCGAAATCAACGACGGTCGCAGTTTTAACGCCATGTACTCTGACATCTCGGGCGAAGGCTTACAGCCTGTGCTGAACGATTACCTTTACGTGTAGGTCTACTTTTTCTTGCCGCCGTTACAGCCGGCATCGCCCAGAGTAGAAAAGCATACACCATGCTTACTATAGAAGGCGTAGTTGTAATTTTTGCCGTTAGGAAGCAAGTACACCTCTAGCGAACCACCGGGATGATTTACACCACTCCACCGGACACTAACAGTGTAGCGGGTGTTCTCGTCTTTTTCGCCCTTATTTAAGGCCTCACTGATAAACATGGGCTTTTTAGGAGCTGTACGCCACCATTGTGCATCATTGTTGTTATGGTCATTCCAAGAAAAAGATGTATAGGTGTCGGTCTCTTTTTTGTAGTTGCCTGTAATTCTTCCAGCGATAATATCTGCAACGCCTTCAAACCCGGCTTCGTTCAATGCATTGTACCATGTTCCACTGGTACCGATTATTTCGCTGATGTTGTGTGTATTGTTTGCTTGGTTATGACTGTTCTGCACATTTATCGACAAACCATTGTGCAGTTCTATAACAAAAAGCGTCGCCCCTCTATTTGAAGAAAGTCCGTTTTTCATTGTCGTGGTTAGAGTAGTCATTTGGTCGCTGTTTTTTTCTTTACCGTTGTGGTTTTCGTCAGGGCATCTCCGTCTTCAACCAGAGCCCTGTTCAACGCATTTCTCAAGTAATAGAACTTTAACAAATCGATCTATTCGCGTGACCGTTCGATAATGCCAAAAATGTTAGGAATAGCGATACCCGCAAGCAAGCCCATAATCACGATGACAATCATGACCTCTATGTGGGTAAAGCCCCGCCTACAACGCTTTGCTTTCTTTTCCATATACCAAAACACTCTAGCCCAAAGATCCAACCCGTACCGAGCACCTAGCACTAGTCACATTTCTTGCTGAAGGATTTGCAAGCATTGTCACCTTCCGTCGAGAAACAAACTCCGTGTTCGGTCTTGAAGGCCTTATTGTTCATGTTTCCGCTACTGGGCAGCAGGGCCACCTCAACGGAACGGCTGCTTGCGTCTCCGCCAGACCATCTGAAGTTCATTGTCAGACGGTAATTTCCAGAGCAGTCACCCTGGTTCAATGCCTTGCTTATAAACATTGGACTCTTGGGGTATGTCCGCCAATTACTACCATCTTTTTTCGCATAATAACTTGTATTTGACTGGTCTAATTTGCTATAATCGGTTTTGTCAAGTCTTGACGCTACGATGTCGGCTACTCCTTCAAATCCTGCTTCCATCAAAGCATTGTACCAAGTACCCCCGTCACCTATAAGCTGACACATGTTGACGCTATTGTTTGCTTTTCCGTGAGACCCCTGTACATTGATGGATACGCCATTCTTGACTTCAATTACAAAAAGAGTTACGCCCTGAGTGCCTTTTAGATATTTGGTTAACGAGTCCTGATTGGCCTTATTGCCACTTGTATAGGCAGTGTTCATGAGAGCGTTCGCATCATCAACAAGCGCCCTGTTCAGCGCTTCTCTCAGATAAAACAGCTTTAGCCGGTCTATGTTTTCTCTAGACCGTTCTATCAAACCCATAATGTTCGGTACCGCAATACCCGCAAGCAAGCCCATTATCACGATGACAATCATGACTTCTATGAGGGTAAAGCCCCGCCTCTTATCGGTAGAATGCTTCCGCAATAATACACCTAAACACATACTCACCCAAAATATACTTAAAAAAACAGAAAATGGCGCATTCTCTGGCCAAAAAACTGATAGCATGCGATAGTCCAAATTGCACTATTAAGGGCGAAAAAGTACTTTTTTTTCTATTATTCTTGCTACAATGAAGCCACTCGACACCACCCTTTATTTCATTACCGACAGCACCTGTGTTGCAGAAAACCGGTTCTTACCTGTGGTGGAGGCCGCCTGCAGGGGCGGTGCCACCATCGTTCAGCTGCGGGAAAAAGACCGGAGTACCCGCGAATATATGGAACTAGCCCGTGCCACCCACGAAATCACCACCCGGTACGGAATTCCGCTGATTATAGACGACCGTGTGGATGTGGCCCTGGCTATCGGAGCCGAGGGTGTTCATGTAGGGCAATCCGACATGCCTGTCCGGGACGCCCGAAGGCTGATGGGGCCAGAAAGAATCGTCGGAGCCACCACCAAGACCGTGCCCCAGGCCCTGGAAGCCTTTGAACAAGGGGCCGATTACCTGGGCTGCGGCGCCATCTACCCCACCACAACCCACGTGAAAACCGTCATCACACCAGTAGAGACATTGAAGGAAATCGTAAAAGCCGTTCCCATCCCGGTGAATGCCATCGGCGGGCTCAACAAAGACAACATCTTCGTGCTGAAAGATTCGGGAATCGCAGGCATATGCGTCGTCTCCGCCATCATGAAGGCCGCCGATCCGGAGGCTGCCACCAGGGAACTCAAGCAGGCGGTCAAAGAGTTGTGAGTAGTGAGTAATGAGTTATGAGTTTTTATGATCGCGCCGAAGGCGCCAAATTACAGACTCAATACTGATAACTGACAACTCATTACTAATTCCGCATTCCACATTACACATTTCAGAACCCCAATACCGCTTCGGAAATCTCGTTGGCTTCGTCGGAGTAGTCGTCAGCCCGATCCGGGATAAACTCCCCCCAAGCTTCGCTGACACCGCAACCCACGCCTACCTCTACGGTAGACCACTTGAATACGGCAAACACCTTCGGGAACATTTCCAGCAGGCCGTCCAACACGTCTTCGGGAGGTTCGTCTTCCACCAGCATGTTGCCGTCCATGGCCAAAAGCTCCGTTTCCGGCAGTTCTTCGAAGCGACACTCGTATTCGTCAGACACGATGGGGTCCACGGAATACCAATCTCCCGAATCTTCGCTAGGGAGTTCCGCCTCCGGAAATTTTTCCATAAAGGCCTGCCACAGAAGGGCAAGGTCTGCCCCCTCGCCAATAAACCGGACTAAAACGCGACAATCCATTTCACCCTCCTTAACAACAAGAATATAAATAAAAAGCAGAGAAAAGATATGCTAGATGGCGGATCAGGTCCGCCATGACGAGATGGAATATCAGGCCGCCATGACGTTCATAACCAGGTTTACCATAACATTTAATTATGGTCAGTCGGGGGGGGGGGCTGAAAAAAAGAAAAACCGGTTCCGAAAACGAAACCGGCTTTTCACTGAGCTACGAAGGGCTCGAACCTTCGACCCACGCCTTAAAAGGGCGTTGCTCTACCAACTGAGCTAGTAGCCCGAGCGACCCAAATATAGAAACTTTTGCCTTTTTGTAAAGGCAAATTTTGTAAATTTAGCCTATGTTCAAGAAGATAAACTTCCAGGTGGTAGCGCTAGCTCTGCTTGCCACCGCGTTCGAGGCACAGGCCTACTTTTCGCAAGGCGATGCCGGTCAGGAAGTTTTCTCCTTCATGTCCACCTTCGACAGCCCCCGAAATGCGGCCCTTGAAAAATCCGCAGCTGCAGCACCATCCGCCGACCCGAGCATCGCCCAACTGAACCCGGCCGCTCTCCGGATGCCCGAAGGAAAGGAACGTACCGTCGGCATGCACTGGCAGACCGGCGAATTCTCCGAAAACCAGGGTTCCCTATACTACACCCGAGACTTCAAACGATTCCTGTACCAGATTTCGTACAACTGGCTGGACTACGGAACTATCGAAGGCTATGACGAATACGGCAACGAGACCGGCAAGGACTACAACCCCCTGAGCCAGCTGGTCACCGCCACGGTAGCATTTCCCATGAAGCATTTCCAGTTCGGCGCCACCCTCAAGTTCGCAAGCGACAGGCTCGCCGACGAAGAGGGTGACCGTACCGCCTTCGGGGCGGCCTTCGACTGGGGCATTTCCTGGCAATCCGAAAACAAGCTGTGGGGACTGGCACTTGTGGCCCGCGATTTCGGTTGCCTGCTGCGGGACTACGTGGACGACGGCGAAGACGAATACTACCCCATGGGGCAAGTGTTCGCCCTTTCCGGATTCATGCGCCCCAAGAGTCTCCCGAAGTTGACAGTCTTTGGCGAAACGAATTTTCCGCGGTATGCAGAGCCTCGCCTGAATATCGGCGCCGAGTACCTGCTGGGCAAGTACTTCGCCATACGGGGCGGTTTCACCCGGACATGGCTGGACCTGAAACGGGACGCCCTGGAGCTGATTCAAGACCGGAGCAGGCCCGACGAATCCAACGAGGCACGCTTCTTGAGCCTCGGCCTCGGCTACAGCATGGGCTTGTTCGCCCTAGACTACAGCTTTTCATACCTGGCCCAAGGGCTCGGGATGGAACACCGGGCCGGCCTGCGGTTTAATTTCTAGGGCTAAACGCTATGCGGCAGTTCGACGTTTTTGTCTGGGATTCGCCTGACATTACCGAGACAAAGCCGTCATTTACCGACCCGGCCCTGGGCTGGTTCTTTACGGACAATTTCAACGAAAGGCTGAACGAAAGCGACGCGGAATGGATCGTCTTTGCAAGCAGCGCCGTAACCATCGACCGAGAATTTTTGAACAGCCTGGCCGAAAACATCTCCGCATTCCCCATGGTGGACGCTTTCGCCCCGAGACTTCGATACGCCTCCATAGAAGACGGCGACAAGAAGTCCGTGAAATTCGTCGGCGGCTTTAGGCTCCACAAGTCCAGGGGAATCGAACCTATCGAAGAGGATGCACCCCTGCGGTATGTGGCCTGCCCAAGACCCGAAATTGCGGTCTTTTCCAGGCGGATAGTCCAGCGGACCGGGGCCTTCGATGCAAGCCTGCCTATTCCGGCACAGATTCTCGACTATGCCCTGAGGATGCACCACGCCGGCGGCAAGTGCTTTTCCGTCCCCTACCTGGTAGCCGGACTGCAAGGAATCCCGATGGCTTTTTCCAGCGAAAACAGGGAATGTCTCCCCCACATCGCCTACGCCCTTTCCAAGTCCCTCGGGATCAAGACCGCACGCTTTGTGACGGCCCACCCGTCGGTCATCGCAATCCTCTGGAAAAGCCGCAAGAGCCTAAGGGAAAAGCGGGACAAGGCCATACTCTTGAGCAAGCTTGCGCCGGAGACTTTACAGGAACTGTATTAATCCGGACGACGTCCAGACCATCAGTAAAAATATCCAGCGGATGCCCCAACAAGTGGGGCATGACGATGATGGAAAAACGACGGGGATTCCCGTCGCTAAAAGGATTTACACTTTCTTGAAAATGAGGGACGTGTTGATTCCGCCGAAGGCGAAGTTGTTGCTCATCACGTATTCCACATCCATCTCGCGACCGTCACCGACGATATAGTCCAGCGGGGCGCATTCCGGGTCCACGTTTTTCAGGTTCAGGTTGGGGCTGAACCAGCCCCGGTTCATCATGTGGATAGACGTCCAGGCCTCGATACCGCCACAAGCGCCCAGGGTATGCCCGATGTAGCTCTTGAGACTGCTGATGGGGGCGCTACGGCCCTTCAGGGCGTTGTAGGTGGCCCAGGTCTCGGCCCGGTCGCCATGCTTGGTGGCTGTTCCGTGACCGTTCACATAGCCGATGGCATCGGGAGTGATTCCCGCATCTTCCAAGGCCAGTTCCAGAGCCCGCTGCATAGTTTCTTGCTTGGGCTGGGTCAGGTGGTCGCCGTCGGTATTGTTACCGAAGCCCACCAGTTCCGCATAAATTTTTGCACCGCGGGCACGGGCATGCTCGTATTCCTCGAGAATCAAGGTGCCGCTTCCTTCGCCAATAACCAAGCCGTCGCGGTCCCGGTCATAGCTGGCGGGAGTGAGTTTGGGCGTATCGTTCTTGACGGACGTTGCAAAAAGCGTATCGAAAACGGCAGATTCCGTGGGGTCCAGCTCGTCGGCACCGCCTGCCACCATAGCGTCCTGCTTGCCGTACTTGATGGCCTCGTAGGCGTTACCGATGGCAAGGCTTCCGGAGGTGCAGGCCGTGTTGGTGGTAATCATGCGGCCCGTAAGCCCAAAGGTCACGCCGATGTTCACGGCGCAGGTCTGAGGCATGGACTTGATGTAGGTGGTAGCCGTAATTTTCGAACTGTCGTTGGTGACAATCATGGAGAAGAAATCTACCAAGGGCATCACGGAGCCCATGGAAGACCCGTAGGCCACGCCGACACGTCCGGAATGCAAGAAATCCTGGTCTTCCAGAAGCCCGGAACATTCCAGGGCCTTCTGGGCGCCCACCGTAGCCAGCAGTGCCACACGGCCCATACCGCGTACCTTGCGGCGGGGCATTTCAGGAAACTGGTAGTTCACCGGAACCGCCAGACGGGTGTTCATCTGCACGTACTTGTCCCATTCGTCCATGCGGACCACCTTGTTCTCCAGCTTTTTCAGGCTGTCGAAAATTTCGTCCATCTCGGAACCCAAGGCCGAAATGCAGGAACCTCCCGTAACAACAACCCTACGGGTCATGCGAGACCTCCGTTTACAGAAATCACCTGGCGGGTGATGTAGGCCGCCCCTTCCGAAAGCAGGAACACTGCCGTGGCGGCAACTTCGCTGGGCTTGCCCACCCGCTTCATGGGCACGGCCTGCAAGATAATGTCCAGGGGAGCGTCCTTGATCATTTCGGTCTCGATAACGCCCGGCGCGATGCTGTTCACCGTGATGTTTCGGCTGGCAAGTTCAGTGGCCAGGGCCTTGGTAGCCCCGATGATGCCCGCCTTGGAGGCGCTGTAGTTTACCTGGCCCCGGTTGCCGATAACGCCGGAAACCGAGGAGATGGTGATAATGCGGCCAATGCGCTTACGACACATGGGCATCACCAGAGGTTGAACCACATTGTAAAAACCGCCCAGGTTGGTATCCACCACCTTGTCCCAGGAATCCCCGCTCATGCCAGCAAAGGTCATGTCGGCACAAACGCCTGCATTAAGAATCAGACCGTAATAAGTTCCGTTTTCCTCAATATCTTTGGTCAATACTTCCCGGCACTGATCGCGGTCGGAAATGTCGAGCTGAAGCCCACGGATTTCTCCACCGGCAGCCTGGACCCTTTGTATAAGTTCATCGACCCTGGTCTTGCCCCTGTTGTAGCCCGCAACAACGGCATAACCTGCCTGGGCAACGGCTTCTGCAATGGCAGAACCGATTCCGCCACTAGCTCCGGTCACAAGAACCTGCTTCTTATCACTCATGGACACTCCTAAGCATTTCAATTATTCCACGCCAATTATAGAAAAAAAGAACCACGAACGCAATTGCCACAGCGACCTATTTACCCCTAGAACCCGCAAACGGAGACAGGATAAAATTGAAAAGAATTCCCAAGAACACGGAAAGGCCAAAAGTGGATACCGGCGAAAATCCGCTGAAAGAAAGGCTCCCGAAAGAGAGGATGGTGGTCAGGGCCGATAGCGCGATGGCAAGTACCGTCACGGCGCTCCCGCGCCCCTCCCTGAAAAACAGGGAGTAATCGATGCCTATACCGAGGGTAAGAATAATTCCCACCGTAGCAAAGAAATTGAAAGGTACACCCAGATAGCCGAACAGCGCCACCGCAAGGCAGGAGGCGCATACTGGAATCCGCATAATGGAACTCGCCCCGGCAAACCCGTAAATGAACAGCAGTACCGCAAACACCAGCACAAAGGCAACCCCAACTAGGGCAAGGGCGGTCAAAGAAAGCCGCGTCAGGTTCTCGTTAATCTGGTTTACCTTGTCCATAAAGTAGATGCCCTCACCTGCAAGGCCAGTAAGCTTGGCGGCGTCATGAACATGGAGAGGCATCACCGCACTGTAGTAGGAATCCCCTACGCGGCCAATCCAGAGGCTGTTCAGAAGTTTTTCGAAATTGGCGGGCAACCTGCCTTCGGGCTCAAGAACTTTCAGGCCCCGGGCCATCGAAGTGCGGAATGCCGAATCGGACCGGAGTCCAAGTTCCCTGTGCATCTCAGTGACAGTCAGGGAATCCATGGCCCGAGAAAGTATTTCGAAATTTCCTTGCTGAACCGAACGGGGCGGAACAAACCTGCTAATGGCAAGGTAGTTCTGCAGCACGCCGTCGGCACGTTCCCGCTCCAAGCGCTTGCAGAAGGCATGTTCCCGCTCCAGCACCTCCTGGACGGAGCTCCCCTTCACCAAGAAGTAACTGCCCGAAGAGCCGAAATCCAGAAGTTCCATGGAAAGCTTTTCCTGGGCAAGGCGCGCAGACGACATGGTGTAGAGGGACTTGAGGTCCGTACCCCACTGCACGCGGTAAATTCCTACGGCTGCGACGGCGACGACCAAAGCAGCCACCGCAAGCGACGCCCACTTTTTCGCTTTGAACACCCCAAGCCATTTTCCGTAACAATCCAAGACCTTTGAAACCATTCCAAGGGCGAAACCCGCAGGAGCGCGGGTCTTCGCGGCAGGCAGGGCCGCAAACAAAAGCGTAATGGTCAAGAAGGAGCTGGCAAGCCCCGCCATGGAGAAAACCGCCATCTGCCGGAGCAGCGGGAAGGGAGCGAAGGTGAGAGCCAAGTACGAAAGTTCCGTGGTCATGAATCCCAGGACAAGTCCCTTGAAAATCAGGCCACGTACACCGCCACCGTCCAGCCGTTCTTCCCGAATCTTCCAGCCCGTAAAGAAATGGATGGCGTAGTCGATGCTCACGCCGATGACGCTGGTCCCGAACACGAAGGTGAAAATATGGATAGAACCGAAAAGCGTCCAGGAGACCGACAGGGCCGAAACGATGGCGATACCAATGGAAAAAAGCGTTAGCGCCAGGGGTACGGCAGACCTGTAGGTGGAAAGGATCAGCAACAGGAGCAACACGATGGACACTCCCGAAATCACGGCCACTTCCAGCTGCGCCCGGGAAGAACTTTCGTAACTGTGGAACGGCACTCCTGTGGTTGCCACCACCAGGGCGGAATCCAACCCTTTCAGTTCCGAAATCTTCTGTTCAATAATCTGGAGGGCGCTACCGTCGCCACCGAAGGTGGATGCACCCGGAACAAGGCTTGCAGACCACATGACGTAGGTCCGTAGGGAATCCCGCAGCACAAGACGCTCATCCCGGAGTTCCACGTTCTTGCTCATGAAGGAGAGGTTTCCCAGAACATCCTCGAAGGCCTGGGCCGAAAGCAAGAAGGGGTCTTCGTCCAGGTTCTCGAGGCTTGCCATGGAAAAGCCTCCGTAGATTTTTTCCAGGGCGTTCTGCTTCAAGAAGGCTCCCCCACCCTGGCGAACGCGGTCCATAAACGCTTCGCTCTGCAATGCATAGCGATATTCCCTGGCGAAGGCACGGGCTTCGTCCATAGAGCTGTCCGACACCAGGTAGCTTACCTTTTCCAGCTGGCCATTCCCGCGCAGCGCCCGGTCGAATTCGTCTGCCGCCGCCTTCGCCTTTTCGAAATCGCTATGGCCCACAAGCACCGTCATCTGGCCCATGGTCCTGCGGGAAAGCTCGGCGTCGGCATCACCCAGACCCGCCGACACCTGCGAAGGCGGCAAAACGGAGAAAAGGTTTGAATCGATTTTCCAGGGGCTAGCGTTCAAGCCCAGCGCAATGATGGCGACATGCAAGATTCCCCAGAGGAGAATCCCCCACTTGTTCATCCGTTTTTTTTCGGGCTTATCCATGAAACTCCGCAGGCTCCATCAGCGCAACAGGGCGGATTCTTCGGGAGTGAGGGAGATGCCCCCTTCCACCTTGGAAAATTCGTAGAGGATGGGATTCCCGTCTCCGTCGGAGAGGGTCACCTTCTCCAGCCACTTGTGGCCCGAGAGCACCACCGACGAAATCTGCTTCTTGATGACGCTTTCCTTGGGAACAAGACCGATGGTCCAAAGTCCGTCCTTCCCCATCTCGAAGAAAATCTGGAATCGTTCTTCCAGCATTTTGCGGTTGCCCGAAAAAATTCCCTGAATGGTCTGGGAAACCTGGCCAAAAACCGCGTTGTCCTTCATGTTCATCTGGGAAACCGCCCCGGAGGCATTTTTCTGGAGCATCTTGTCGCGGGTGATGGCGGTAAGGCTCTGGAAGGGCTTTTCCATATTCCACAAGATGCCCAGGGTATCCGCGATGACGAAACTCCCCGTGGAGACAAAGTCCCGGTTGATTTTCTTGACGGTCCGCACCTGCCTGAAACTCCCCCGTAGGTATTTCTGCTGCTGCATGGCCGAAAGCACCTGGGCAAGTTCCTTGGAACGCTCCACCGTCAAAGGACTTGCAAAGACATCGGCAAACGCCACAGACGTTAGCGCAAGACACAGGAACATTGCCAAAAACAGTTTCATATGACTCAAATATAGCTTGTTTACCCAATTTTTTTTATCTTTCCGAATAGAAACGCTACATCGTGAGAGACATGACTTTTTTCCAACGAATAGCCTACGCCTGGCGGACATACGTGAAGTTACAGACCTTCTTCTTTTTCGGGTTGGGTAGTCTTGTCCAGGCCTCCGTGGTATTTCCGACACTTTTTCTCCTTTCCGGCTTTTCGCGGAAACGGTTCAGCCGGTGGGCCCGTTACGCCATCCACATCGCGCTCAAGATTCTCATCTGGCAGCTGGTGTTGCTGAGGGGTTCCAAATTCAAGGTGGAACACCGTGAACGCCTCAAGGGACTCCACTCCAAGATCATTATCGCCAACCACCCTTCCCTGCTAGACGTGGTGTTGCTGTTTTCCATCATCCCCAACGCCGACTGCATCGTGAAGGGGGCTCTCGGCAAGAACCGCTTTGTCTCCGGAATCGTAAATTCCATCTACATCCTCAATTCAGAATCCTTCGACCAGCAGATGATGGAAGTGAAACGCACCACAGACCAAGGGAACAACCTCATCATCTTCCCCGAAGGTACACGCTCCGAACCGGGCAAGCCGTGGGACTTCAAGAAGGGGGCGGCCAGGTTCGCCATCGGCTGCAAGCGCGACATCGTGCCCATCTACTTTGGCGGAAACGAGATTATCGGGCTTCGCAAGCACGACAAGCTGGTAAGCTACCACCCCAGAGAACAGTACCATTTCTACCTGGACGTGCTGGAAACCATTTCCGTAGAGCCCTACCTGGAAGGCCATCAGGGCGCACAGGTGGTGGCCCTCACCAAAGAGATGCAGCGCCGCCTGGAAGAACGTAGGGATTTGGACCCGGAATACCCACAGAGACTCATTGACCAACAGGCCGAATTGCAAGGTAAGACATGATTGAACAGATTCGCGGAAAACTGATACAGAAAAGCCCCACCTTCGTGGTGGTGGACGTGGCAGGCATCGGCTACGGAGTCAACATCTCCGCACGCACGGGCGGCATGCTCCCCGACGAAAACGCCGAGGTGCTCCTGTACACGAACCTGGTGGTCCGTGAAGATTCCATGACCCTCTTCGGATTTGCGGACCAGGCCGAAAAGGATTTGTTCCTGATGCT
The sequence above is drawn from the Fibrobacter sp. genome and encodes:
- a CDS encoding 1-acyl-sn-glycerol-3-phosphate acyltransferase; the protein is MTFFQRIAYAWRTYVKLQTFFFFGLGSLVQASVVFPTLFLLSGFSRKRFSRWARYAIHIALKILIWQLVLLRGSKFKVEHRERLKGLHSKIIIANHPSLLDVVLLFSIIPNADCIVKGALGKNRFVSGIVNSIYILNSESFDQQMMEVKRTTDQGNNLIIFPEGTRSEPGKPWDFKKGAARFAIGCKRDIVPIYFGGNEIIGLRKHDKLVSYHPREQYHFYLDVLETISVEPYLEGHQGAQVVALTKEMQRRLEERRDLDPEYPQRLIDQQAELQGKT